Proteins encoded within one genomic window of Brachybacterium sp. P6-10-X1:
- a CDS encoding LacI family DNA-binding transcriptional regulator gives MTTPTPRPRARTVRMRDIADRLGVSIKTVSNVVNDRPNVGPGTRERVQDAIRELNYRPQAGAQQMRTGTSGLITLAIPSLAGTYFSELAQAFADEAQRRRRSIMLHSTSAGREEEQSVLVGFTRVLGDGVVFNPLQIGEDVLADLGRTIQPTVFIGEHVEEADLPAGSDYVRTDNRGAAYDATSHLLRQGREHLAFLGALESPVARQEHSTSRLRLDGFHRALQGTGGARAIVQPVGTWSLEGGLAAVRTLLAEHPEVDGIVCGNDDLARGALLGLHAAGIAVPGEIAVIGHDDIHEASFNTPSLTTIDPDKGTLAATVLDLLRERIDGYDGPPRVVEAPYRLVERGSTAPRG, from the coding sequence ATGACGACACCGACGCCCCGACCCCGGGCGCGCACTGTGAGGATGCGGGACATCGCCGACCGGCTCGGGGTGTCGATCAAGACCGTCTCCAACGTGGTCAACGACCGGCCCAACGTGGGGCCCGGCACCCGGGAGCGGGTCCAGGACGCGATCCGCGAGCTCAATTACCGCCCCCAGGCCGGCGCCCAGCAGATGCGCACCGGCACCAGCGGGCTGATCACCCTCGCCATCCCCTCGCTGGCCGGCACCTACTTCTCCGAGCTCGCCCAGGCCTTCGCCGACGAGGCGCAGCGACGACGGCGCAGCATCATGCTCCACAGCACCTCAGCGGGCCGGGAGGAGGAGCAGAGCGTGCTGGTCGGCTTCACCCGCGTGCTCGGTGACGGCGTCGTCTTCAACCCCTTGCAGATCGGCGAGGACGTCCTCGCCGATCTGGGACGCACCATCCAGCCCACCGTGTTCATCGGCGAGCACGTCGAGGAGGCGGACCTTCCTGCGGGCAGCGACTACGTGCGCACCGACAACCGCGGCGCGGCCTACGACGCCACCTCGCACCTGCTGCGCCAGGGGCGCGAGCACCTCGCATTTCTCGGCGCGCTCGAATCACCTGTGGCCCGGCAGGAGCATTCCACCAGCCGGCTGCGTCTGGATGGGTTCCACCGCGCGCTCCAGGGCACGGGCGGGGCCAGGGCGATCGTCCAGCCGGTGGGGACCTGGAGCCTGGAGGGCGGCCTCGCTGCGGTGCGCACGCTGCTGGCCGAACATCCGGAGGTCGACGGGATCGTCTGCGGCAATGACGACCTCGCCCGCGGCGCGCTGCTCGGGCTGCATGCCGCAGGGATCGCGGTGCCGGGTGAGATCGCGGTGATCGGGCACGACGACATCCACGAGGCGTCGTTCAACACCCCGTCGCTGACCACCATCGATCCGGACAAGGGCACCCTCGCCGCGACGGTGCTGGACCTGCTTCGTGAGCGGATCGACGGGTACGACGGCCCACCTCGCGTGGTCGAGGCGCCGTACCGTCTCGTCGAACGGGGGAGCACCGCGCCCCGCGGCTGA
- a CDS encoding Gfo/Idh/MocA family protein: MSCAHTHAGAYTARLDPRADVDLVVADPDGYGDVPAERLVGSYQEAWEAWPEGPDAIVVTSANAHHRDLVLEAARRGVHVLCEKPLATSVADAETMVAACREAGVVLMTAFPVHFAPAVQRLRAAVSDGTLGEVIGLTGTNNGKLPDTRAWFTDVELAGGGSLVDHTVHLAEILDSLFGAPESVHATTNRILWADRAGEGAETGGLVTLTYASGLVATIDCSWSQPAEAPTWGGLRLQAVGTGGQMQIDAFAEHVGGPGKWLPYGADPDTALLAAFLDAVRAGEGVEPSGDVGLRTVRVVAAAQESVRSGQPVTLASL; encoded by the coding sequence ATGAGCTGCGCGCACACCCACGCCGGCGCCTACACCGCGCGGCTCGACCCCCGCGCCGACGTCGACCTCGTGGTCGCCGACCCCGACGGATACGGGGACGTCCCCGCCGAGCGCCTCGTCGGCTCCTACCAGGAGGCCTGGGAAGCCTGGCCCGAAGGGCCCGACGCCATCGTCGTCACCAGCGCCAACGCCCACCACAGGGACCTCGTGCTCGAGGCCGCCCGCCGCGGCGTGCACGTGCTGTGCGAGAAGCCCCTGGCCACCTCCGTCGCCGATGCCGAGACCATGGTCGCCGCCTGCCGCGAGGCCGGCGTGGTGCTCATGACCGCCTTCCCGGTCCACTTCGCCCCGGCCGTGCAGAGATTGCGCGCCGCCGTCTCCGACGGCACCCTCGGCGAGGTCATCGGCCTGACCGGCACCAACAACGGCAAGCTGCCCGACACCCGCGCCTGGTTCACCGACGTGGAGCTCGCCGGCGGCGGCTCCCTGGTGGACCACACCGTGCACCTCGCCGAGATCCTCGACTCGCTGTTCGGTGCCCCGGAGTCCGTCCACGCCACCACCAACCGCATCCTGTGGGCCGACCGGGCCGGCGAGGGCGCGGAGACCGGAGGGCTGGTCACCCTGACCTACGCGAGCGGTCTCGTCGCCACCATCGACTGCTCCTGGTCGCAGCCGGCCGAGGCCCCCACCTGGGGCGGGCTGCGACTGCAGGCCGTCGGCACCGGCGGTCAGATGCAGATCGACGCCTTCGCCGAGCATGTCGGCGGGCCCGGGAAGTGGTTGCCCTACGGGGCCGATCCCGACACCGCGCTGCTGGCCGCCTTCCTCGACGCGGTCCGCGCCGGGGAGGGCGTCGAGCCGTCGGGCGACGTCGGCCTGCGCACCGTGCGGGTGGTCGCCGCCGCCCAGGAGTCGGTGCGCAGCGGGCAGCCGGTGACGCTCGCGAGCCTCTGA
- a CDS encoding carboxyl transferase domain-containing protein produces MDVLTSTIDPSAANGRAEGMAALVSDLRTRLAATAVGGPEASREKHRARGKLLARERIDHLIDEGTAFLELAPLAADGMYEDAAPSAGVIAGIGMVHGRRCLILANDATVKGGTYFPMTVKKHLRAQEVAEQNRLPCLYLVDSGGAYLPMQDEVFPDRDHFGRIFYHQARMSGAGIAQIAAVMGSSTAGGAYVPAMSDQTVIVREQGTIFLGGPPLVKAATGEEVTAEELGGGQLHTEISGVADHLAEDDEHALAILRDIVDTLPDPEPIWSRSGTREPAVDPATMGAAVPTDLSTPYDVHEVIARVIDAGEFSEFKPSYGSTLVTGFARIHGHRVGIVANNGILFRESALKGAHFVELCDQRGIPLVFLQNIAGFMVGAEYERGGIAKDGAKMVTAVACARVPKLTVVIGGSFGAGTYSMCGRAYSPRFLWLWPNARVSVMGGAQAAAVLSTVRRDRIEAGGGTWSEQEEAEFRRPVIEEYEAQGSPYYSTARLWDDGIIEPAETRTVLGLALDVVSRAPLAEPVRGVFRM; encoded by the coding sequence ATGGACGTCTTGACCAGCACGATCGACCCCTCCGCGGCAAACGGGCGCGCCGAGGGGATGGCCGCGCTCGTGAGCGATCTGCGCACCCGGCTCGCCGCCACCGCGGTCGGCGGCCCCGAAGCCTCCCGCGAGAAGCACCGTGCCCGCGGTAAGCTGCTGGCGCGCGAGCGCATCGACCACCTGATCGACGAGGGCACCGCCTTCCTCGAGCTGGCGCCGCTGGCCGCCGACGGGATGTACGAGGACGCGGCCCCGTCGGCCGGAGTCATCGCCGGCATCGGGATGGTCCACGGCCGTCGCTGCCTGATCCTGGCCAATGACGCCACCGTCAAGGGCGGGACCTACTTCCCGATGACGGTCAAGAAGCACCTGCGCGCCCAGGAGGTGGCGGAGCAGAACCGCCTGCCCTGCCTCTACCTGGTCGACTCCGGGGGCGCCTACCTGCCGATGCAGGACGAGGTCTTCCCCGACCGAGACCACTTCGGCCGGATCTTCTATCACCAGGCCCGGATGAGCGGGGCCGGGATCGCCCAGATCGCCGCCGTGATGGGCTCCTCGACCGCGGGCGGCGCCTACGTGCCCGCGATGAGCGACCAGACCGTCATCGTCCGCGAGCAGGGCACCATCTTCCTCGGCGGACCGCCGCTGGTGAAGGCCGCCACCGGGGAGGAGGTCACCGCCGAGGAGCTGGGGGGCGGGCAGCTGCACACCGAGATCTCCGGGGTGGCCGACCACCTCGCCGAGGACGACGAGCACGCCCTGGCGATCCTCCGCGACATCGTGGACACTCTCCCCGACCCCGAGCCGATCTGGTCGCGCAGCGGGACCCGGGAGCCCGCCGTCGACCCGGCGACCATGGGCGCCGCGGTGCCGACGGATCTGTCCACCCCCTACGACGTGCACGAGGTCATCGCCCGGGTCATCGACGCCGGGGAGTTCTCCGAGTTCAAGCCGAGCTACGGATCGACCCTGGTCACCGGGTTCGCCCGGATCCACGGCCACCGGGTCGGCATCGTCGCCAACAACGGGATCCTGTTCCGCGAGTCCGCGCTCAAGGGCGCCCACTTCGTCGAGCTCTGTGACCAGCGCGGCATCCCCCTGGTCTTCCTCCAGAACATCGCCGGGTTCATGGTCGGCGCCGAGTACGAGCGCGGCGGGATCGCCAAGGACGGCGCGAAGATGGTCACCGCCGTCGCCTGCGCCCGTGTCCCCAAGCTCACCGTCGTCATCGGCGGGTCCTTCGGGGCCGGGACCTACTCGATGTGCGGGCGCGCCTACTCCCCGCGGTTCCTGTGGCTGTGGCCGAACGCCCGGGTCTCGGTGATGGGCGGCGCCCAGGCCGCCGCGGTGCTCTCGACCGTCCGGCGCGATCGGATCGAGGCAGGCGGCGGCACCTGGAGCGAACAGGAGGAGGCGGAGTTCCGTCGGCCGGTCATCGAGGAGTACGAGGCGCAGGGCAGCCCCTACTACTCCACCGCCCGGCTGTGGGACGACGGCATCATCGAACCCGCCGAGACCCGCACCGTGCTCGGCCTGGCCCTCGACGTCGTCTCCCGGGCGCCGCTGGCCGAGCCCGTCCGCGGCGTCTTTCGGATGTGA
- a CDS encoding monooxygenase → MPRLVSIEFSSDGPFGEEAAAAYAELAADIAAEDGLIWKVWTEDPETAVAGGAYLFADEDSAARYVAKHTARLGSFGITDARISNLGVNEQLSSTTGAALTRD, encoded by the coding sequence ATGCCCCGTCTCGTCTCCATCGAGTTCTCCTCCGACGGCCCCTTCGGCGAGGAGGCCGCCGCCGCGTACGCCGAACTGGCCGCCGACATCGCCGCGGAGGACGGCCTGATCTGGAAGGTCTGGACGGAGGATCCTGAGACCGCCGTCGCCGGCGGCGCATACCTCTTCGCCGACGAGGACTCCGCCGCCCGCTACGTCGCCAAGCACACCGCGCGACTCGGTTCCTTCGGCATCACCGACGCGCGGATCTCGAACCTCGGCGTCAACGAACAGCTCTCGAGCACCACCGGCGCCGCCTTGACCCGGGACTGA
- a CDS encoding alpha-ketoacid dehydrogenase subunit beta — MTTTMTMAAALNAALRDALEADPDVLLIGEDIGTLGGVFRITDGLQDRFGAARVIDSPLAEAGILGTSVGMAYRGMRPVSEIQFDGFIYPAFDQIVAQASRLHFRTDGRVRMPLTIRVPFGGGIGAVEHHSESPEAYFAHTPGLRVVTVADPQDAYSTMRAAIECDDPVMVLEPKRRYWAKGEVDTSVTTDLSSARVLRRGADATLVAYGPLVVTALEAAVAAEDDGISLEVIDLRTLAPLDRDTVAASVRRTGHLVVTHEAPGTVSVSSEVITSAVEDCFDHLEAAPERVTGYDTPYPPAAVEDHYLPGIDRILDAVDRTLGRRNSREAA, encoded by the coding sequence ATGACCACCACCATGACCATGGCCGCGGCCCTGAACGCCGCTCTGCGCGATGCTCTGGAGGCCGACCCCGACGTGCTGCTGATCGGGGAGGACATCGGCACCCTCGGCGGCGTCTTCCGCATCACCGACGGGCTGCAGGACCGGTTCGGCGCCGCCCGGGTCATCGACTCCCCGCTGGCGGAGGCCGGAATCCTCGGCACCTCCGTCGGCATGGCCTACCGCGGTATGCGACCCGTGAGCGAGATCCAGTTCGACGGCTTCATCTACCCGGCCTTCGACCAGATCGTCGCCCAGGCCTCCCGCCTGCACTTCCGCACCGATGGGCGGGTGCGGATGCCGCTGACGATCCGGGTGCCCTTCGGCGGCGGCATCGGTGCCGTCGAGCACCACTCGGAGTCGCCCGAGGCGTACTTCGCGCATACTCCCGGTCTGCGGGTGGTGACCGTCGCCGACCCCCAGGACGCGTATTCCACGATGCGTGCCGCGATCGAGTGCGACGACCCCGTGATGGTGCTCGAGCCCAAGCGCCGCTACTGGGCCAAGGGCGAGGTGGACACCTCTGTGACGACGGACCTCTCCTCCGCGCGCGTCCTGCGGCGGGGCGCCGACGCGACCCTCGTCGCCTACGGCCCGCTGGTGGTCACGGCGCTGGAGGCAGCGGTCGCCGCCGAGGACGACGGCATCAGCCTCGAGGTCATCGACCTGCGCACGCTCGCGCCGCTGGACCGCGACACCGTCGCCGCCAGCGTGCGCCGCACCGGCCACCTGGTGGTCACCCACGAGGCCCCGGGGACGGTCTCGGTGTCCTCCGAGGTGATCACCTCGGCGGTCGAGGACTGCTTCGACCACCTGGAGGCCGCCCCCGAACGGGTCACCGGCTACGACACCCCCTATCCACCGGCCGCGGTGGAGGACCACTACCTGCCCGGCATCGACCGGATCCTCGACGCCGTGGACCGCACGCTGGGCCGGCGCAACTCGAGGGAGGCTGCGTGA
- a CDS encoding Gfo/Idh/MocA family protein: protein MTSSSPPAEPLRIGVIGTGGISRAHAPGWLEVGAELHCFSLEGAEEFAATFGATIHGSLEDLLAAVDVVDVCTPTAVHAEIVHRALDAGKDVVCEKPLALTSEDARAVVEHAERAGRVLLPAHVVRYFPQYAAAQRAVEAGTVGRLAVLRFERTGSFPTQPWFADEELSGGIVMDQMIHDIDQAIWLAGPVQRVYAQQSTSAASDTVRTAHAVLTHTGGAISHCRGLWGPPGTQFRYTFDLAGDSGRLQYDSAGDPGVVLDDVAAARQESGDGFLPDLDGLRSPYAEEIVEFAAALRTGGPTRVVAADGAYAVEISRAALESLRTGRSITC from the coding sequence ATGACATCGTCGTCACCCCCCGCCGAGCCGTTGCGCATCGGCGTCATCGGTACCGGCGGGATCTCCCGCGCCCACGCTCCGGGGTGGCTCGAGGTCGGTGCCGAGCTGCACTGCTTCAGCCTCGAGGGCGCGGAGGAGTTCGCCGCGACCTTCGGCGCCACGATCCACGGGAGCCTCGAGGATCTCCTGGCCGCCGTCGACGTGGTGGACGTCTGCACCCCCACCGCCGTGCACGCGGAGATCGTCCACCGGGCCCTGGACGCGGGCAAGGACGTCGTGTGCGAGAAGCCGCTCGCGCTGACCAGCGAGGATGCTCGTGCCGTGGTGGAGCATGCCGAGCGCGCCGGCCGCGTGCTCCTCCCTGCGCACGTGGTGCGGTACTTCCCCCAGTACGCCGCCGCCCAGCGCGCCGTGGAGGCCGGCACCGTCGGCCGCCTCGCCGTGCTCCGCTTCGAGCGCACCGGCTCCTTCCCCACCCAGCCCTGGTTCGCCGACGAGGAGCTCTCCGGCGGCATCGTCATGGACCAGATGATCCACGACATCGACCAGGCGATCTGGCTGGCCGGGCCCGTCCAGCGGGTCTACGCCCAGCAGTCGACCTCCGCCGCGAGCGACACCGTGCGCACCGCCCACGCCGTCCTCACCCACACCGGCGGCGCCATCAGCCACTGCCGCGGGCTGTGGGGCCCACCCGGAACCCAGTTCCGCTACACCTTCGACCTCGCCGGGGACAGCGGCCGCCTGCAGTACGACTCCGCCGGCGATCCCGGCGTCGTCCTCGACGACGTCGCGGCCGCGCGCCAGGAGAGCGGGGACGGGTTCCTGCCCGACCTCGACGGACTGCGCAGCCCCTATGCCGAGGAGATCGTCGAGTTCGCGGCCGCCCTGCGCACCGGCGGTCCCACCCGGGTCGTCGCGGCCGACGGCGCCTACGCCGTGGAGATCTCCCGAGCCGCCCTCGAGTCCCTGCGCACCGGACGGAGCATCACGTGCTGA
- a CDS encoding thiamine pyrophosphate-dependent enzyme, translated as MLTTTSAPDQDLVDGLAQPLFVLGEDGTRHPDGTLDPVIHDVDEALLTGLYLDMAVIRAIDDEAVALQRQGELGLWPPLRGQEAAQIGLARALPETDFLFTSYRENGLAWCRGVSPVEMLAVWRGTTLSGWDPFAHHMATPQVIIGAQAHHAVGYAMATRAQGKDDIAVTCFGDGALSQGDLNEAMAFAASFAAPVLFFCQNNQYAISEPVAVQATVPIALRPTGFGIPALRVDGNDVLATRAASLVAARHIRSGKGPMFVEAVTYRLGPHTTSDDPTRYRDEEELETWRRRCPLGRLERHLDRLGASPEDLRAEAERRSQEATGALREAVAALPAPAPESLFDHVLSTEHPGLLRQREQFRALTASLAPEDAEAAQTEGSSS; from the coding sequence ATGTTGACGACCACGTCAGCTCCCGACCAGGACCTGGTCGATGGACTCGCACAACCTCTGTTCGTCCTCGGCGAGGACGGCACCCGACATCCCGACGGCACGCTCGACCCCGTCATCCATGACGTGGACGAGGCGCTGCTGACCGGCCTGTACCTCGACATGGCCGTGATCCGCGCGATCGACGACGAAGCCGTCGCCCTGCAGAGGCAGGGTGAACTGGGACTGTGGCCCCCGCTGCGCGGTCAGGAGGCCGCCCAGATCGGCCTGGCCCGTGCCCTGCCGGAGACGGACTTCCTGTTCACCTCCTACCGGGAGAACGGCCTGGCCTGGTGCCGGGGCGTGAGCCCGGTGGAGATGCTCGCCGTCTGGCGCGGAACCACCCTGTCCGGCTGGGACCCCTTCGCTCACCACATGGCCACCCCGCAGGTCATCATCGGGGCGCAGGCGCACCACGCCGTCGGCTATGCGATGGCCACCCGGGCCCAGGGCAAGGACGACATCGCCGTGACCTGCTTCGGGGACGGCGCCCTCAGCCAGGGCGACCTCAACGAGGCCATGGCCTTCGCCGCCTCCTTCGCGGCGCCCGTGCTCTTCTTCTGCCAGAACAATCAGTACGCGATCTCCGAGCCGGTCGCGGTGCAGGCCACCGTTCCGATCGCGCTGCGCCCCACCGGCTTCGGCATCCCCGCCCTGCGCGTGGACGGCAACGACGTGCTCGCGACGCGGGCGGCGAGCCTGGTGGCGGCGCGGCACATCCGCTCCGGGAAGGGGCCGATGTTCGTCGAAGCGGTGACCTATCGTCTCGGCCCGCACACCACCAGCGACGACCCCACCCGCTACCGCGACGAGGAGGAGCTGGAGACCTGGCGGCGCCGCTGCCCGCTCGGGCGCCTGGAGCGCCACCTCGACCGGCTCGGCGCCTCGCCCGAGGATCTCCGCGCCGAGGCCGAGCGCCGCAGCCAGGAGGCCACCGGCGCCCTGCGGGAGGCGGTGGCCGCACTGCCCGCGCCGGCCCCGGAGAGCCTGTTCGACCACGTGCTGTCCACCGAGCATCCGGGCCTGCTCCGACAGCGGGAGCAGTTCCGGGCGCTGACCGCCTCGCTGGCCCCCGAGGACGCGGAGGCGGCGCAGACGGAGGGATCCTCGTCATGA
- a CDS encoding dihydrolipoamide acetyltransferase family protein: MSDFRLPDLGEGLTEATIVSWLVAVGDEVLRNQALAEVETAKALVELPSPHAGRIAALHAAEGETLAVGAPLIGFEEAGAQAPTTGGAPADEEATASGTGSPTDPSDAPSAPTASAAPQRQQVLVGYGPVLPDAGRPRRRPRSFETVPFVGRSAAEAGRERPSAMPPVRRHARDLGVDLGAVRGSGPGGRILRADVDACAPGGTGPQGTRSVRASTRVPVTGLRRETARAMTDSAFTAPHASVHTTIDVTDALEHLHRPGRDGRRTSFLATVCRAILPAAARTPSANARFDAEAGEIEQFADVVLGIAVATERGLVVATVPDASEVDGATLTERIAEQAARARDGSLTPAELTGSTLTVTNVGVFGVDGGVPILNPGQSMILAVGAIRTQPWEYRGEVALRKVVTLTVSFDHRVLDGAEASAFLTDVTDVLSDPAILLTR, translated from the coding sequence ATGAGCGACTTCCGACTCCCCGATCTGGGGGAAGGGCTGACCGAGGCCACCATCGTGTCCTGGCTCGTCGCCGTGGGCGACGAGGTCCTGCGGAACCAGGCGCTCGCCGAGGTGGAGACCGCCAAGGCCCTCGTCGAACTGCCCAGCCCCCACGCGGGCCGGATCGCCGCCCTGCACGCCGCCGAGGGCGAGACCCTCGCCGTCGGGGCACCCCTGATCGGATTCGAGGAGGCGGGGGCGCAGGCGCCGACGACGGGAGGAGCTCCGGCTGACGAGGAGGCGACAGCATCCGGCACAGGGTCCCCGACCGATCCCTCCGACGCGCCCTCCGCGCCGACCGCGTCCGCCGCTCCACAGCGCCAGCAGGTGCTGGTCGGGTACGGACCGGTCCTGCCCGACGCCGGACGGCCCCGCCGTCGACCGCGCTCCTTCGAGACGGTCCCCTTCGTCGGCCGCAGCGCGGCGGAGGCGGGGCGCGAGAGGCCCTCGGCGATGCCCCCGGTGCGCCGCCACGCCCGTGACCTGGGCGTGGACCTCGGCGCGGTCCGGGGATCCGGACCCGGGGGTCGGATCCTGCGCGCCGACGTCGATGCCTGCGCACCCGGTGGGACCGGTCCGCAGGGCACGAGATCCGTCCGTGCCTCCACCCGTGTGCCGGTCACCGGTCTGCGCCGTGAGACCGCTCGGGCGATGACCGATTCCGCCTTCACCGCCCCGCACGCGTCGGTGCACACCACCATCGACGTCACCGACGCGCTCGAGCACCTGCACCGCCCGGGCCGGGACGGCCGGAGGACGTCGTTCCTGGCCACCGTGTGCAGGGCGATCCTTCCAGCCGCCGCGCGGACCCCGTCGGCCAATGCCCGCTTCGACGCGGAGGCCGGGGAGATCGAACAGTTCGCCGACGTCGTGCTCGGCATCGCCGTGGCCACCGAGCGCGGCCTGGTGGTCGCGACCGTCCCGGACGCCTCGGAGGTCGACGGCGCGACCCTCACCGAGCGGATCGCCGAGCAGGCCGCCCGCGCCCGGGACGGCAGCCTGACCCCGGCGGAGCTCACCGGCTCCACCCTGACCGTCACCAACGTCGGGGTGTTCGGGGTCGACGGCGGCGTCCCGATCCTCAACCCCGGGCAGTCCATGATCCTGGCCGTCGGGGCGATCCGCACCCAGCCCTGGGAGTACCGCGGCGAGGTGGCGCTGCGAAAGGTGGTGACGCTGACGGTCTCCTTCGACCATCGGGTGCTCGACGGGGCAGAGGCCTCTGCGTTCCTCACCGACGTCACCGACGTCCTGTCCGATCCCGCGATCCTGCTGACGAGGTAG
- a CDS encoding Lrp/AsnC family transcriptional regulator, with amino-acid sequence MRTVDDTDRHLLLAMTENPRSTIVALAERLGLSRNTVQSRLAALESGQALQGYDRRLHAASLGYPLTVFMITQVDQPRLEHVIAQLREIPEVVQVHGLSGQGDILVRCVCRDAEDLYRINKLVLACDGVLRADTSLAMGELIPFRLAPVLERDLER; translated from the coding sequence ATGCGCACCGTGGATGACACCGACCGACACCTGCTGCTGGCCATGACGGAGAACCCCCGCTCGACGATCGTCGCGCTCGCAGAGCGTCTCGGGCTCTCCCGCAACACCGTCCAGTCCCGCCTGGCCGCCCTCGAATCCGGTCAGGCGCTGCAGGGCTATGACCGGCGCCTGCACGCGGCCTCGCTGGGGTACCCGCTGACCGTCTTCATGATCACCCAGGTCGATCAGCCGCGCCTGGAGCACGTGATCGCGCAGCTGCGGGAGATCCCCGAGGTGGTCCAGGTGCACGGTCTCAGCGGGCAGGGGGACATCCTGGTGCGCTGCGTGTGCCGCGACGCGGAGGACCTCTATCGGATCAACAAGCTGGTGCTGGCCTGCGACGGCGTGCTCCGCGCCGACACCTCGCTGGCGATGGGCGAGCTCATCCCCTTCCGCCTCGCCCCGGTGCTCGAGCGCGATCTGGAGCGCTGA